A DNA window from Impatiens glandulifera chromosome 7, dImpGla2.1, whole genome shotgun sequence contains the following coding sequences:
- the LOC124909926 gene encoding auxin response factor 8-like: MANHHPVVVDSMVWKACVGSFSIPSIGETVYYFPEGHAEQLRSTPVFSPAVYDKPLILCRVTGVRFLANSVTDELFASIRLVPISGSDDGLKIEGAIENKVEERIETFSKKLTKSDANKRRGFTVPKLCAQLILPELNLDERNPVQFLSFKDVVGREWVFRHVYRGIPPRHLFSTGWSIFVDAKKLVSGDSIVFMKNTCTYQYYVGIRRVREIHSLVQDGDQEGGDDEGVISTELVVEAAELAAANKPFQVSYYPMAGRSEFVVNSKLVQKSCSFNWADGVRVKMAVQSDGSSSNMVWYQGTVTSPSMVQTPDLDLDLDLDLDPDPDYPNPWHVTSPWKMLWVEWDKQEGLENMNKRVSPWQVECKHYMPPTELFYASSSASFEKSGSKRRIKDVFPIGTRLLNNTVNVSVAAAIHYSIHARNYGMQGARQQDHRHLNDQIPISPNFMHHQPGLLLSSDSSLAPSTSNSHSGRSISLESQNNNNNDHNSESPPTVNESLEKDNVDNYSSFKLFGKNIYVKDPPSSTMD; encoded by the exons ATGGCGAATCATCATCCGGTTGTAGTAGATTCCATGGTATGGAAAGCATGCGTTGGTTCTTTTTCAATTCCATCCATTGGTGAAACAGTATACTATTTCCCCGAAGGTCATGCAGAGCAGTTACGATCAACTCCTGTTTTTTCTCCGGCGGTTTATGATAAACCCTTAATTCTATGTCGCGTTACCGGCGTTAGGTTTCTAGCCAATTCTGTAACAGACGAATTGTTCGCTAGCATTCGATTAGTGCCCATTTCCGGGTCCGATGACGGTTTGAAAATTGAAGGTGCAATCGAGAACAAAGTCGAGGAGAGGATTGAAACATTCAGCAAGAAACTGACGAAGTCTGACGCGAATAAGAGAAGAGGGTTTACAGTGCCTAAGCTTTGCGCTCAATTGATACTTCCGGAGTTGAATCTTGATGAAAGAAATCCGGTGCAGTTTCTTTCGTTTAAGGATGTTGTGGGTCGTGAATGGGTTTTTCGTCATGTCTATAGAGGTATTCCTCCCCGGCATTTATTTTCGACCGGTTGGAGCATATTTGTTGATGCTAAGAAACTGGTGTCTGGTGATTCTATTGTGTTTATGAAGAATACTTGTACATATCAGTATTATGTTGGGATTCGTAGAGTGAGGGAGATTCATAGTCTCGTTCAGGATGGGGATCAGGAAGGTGGTGATGATGAAGGTGTGATTTCGACAGAGTTGGTTGTGGAGGCAGCAGAGTTAGCTGCGGCAAACAAGCCTTTTCAAGTAAGTTATTATCCGATGGCTGGTCGGTCTGAATTTGTGGTCAATTCCAAATTGGTTCAGAAATCTTGTTCTTTTAATTGGGCTGATGGAGTTAGAGTGAAGATGGCTGTTCAGAGTGATGGTTCATCATCCAATATGGTATGGTATCAAGGCACTGTAACTTCACCATCTATGGTTCAAACTCCTGATCTTGATCTAGATCTTGATCTTGATCTTGATCCTGATCCTGATTATCCTAATCCATGGCATGTAACTTCTCCATGGAAAATGCTTTGG GTTGAATGGGACAAGCAAGAAGGTTTAGAAAACATGAACAAAAGAGTAAGCCCATGGCAAGTGGAATGCAAGCACTATATGCCTCCAACAGAACTGTTTTATGCTTCTTCTTCTGCTTCTTTTGAGAAATCAGGTTctaaaagaagaataaaagatGTCTTTCCTATCGGCACAAGACTATTAAACAACACTGTTAATGTTTCTGTTGCTGCCGCTATTCATTACTCTATTCATGCTCGCAATTATGGCATGCAGGGAGCCAGGCAACAAGATCACCGCCACTTAAATGATCAAATACCCATTTCTCCTAACTTTATGCACCACCAACCCGGATTACTACTTTCTTCTGACTCGAGCCTTGCACCATCCACATCTAATTCTCACTCAGGAAGAAGCATTTCACTCGAGAGtcaaaacaacaacaataacgACCACAATTCTGAATCACCTCCTACCGTTAACGAATCTTTAGAAAAGGATAATGTTGATAATTATTCTTCATTCAAGTTGTTTGGTAAGAACATCTATGTCAAGGATCCCCCTTCTTCTACTATGGATTAG